CCCTTCGCCCTGACGGGAGACCGGCCGTGAACACACTGCTGTGGGGCGCCCTGCCGTACGTCGCCTGCGCCCTGCTCGTCGCGGGCCTCGTCTGGCGCCATCGCTACGACAGGTTCGGCTGGACCACCCGCTCCTCGCAGGTCTACGAGTCGAAGCTGCTGAACATCGCCTCGCCGGCCTTCCACTACGGCATCCTCTTCGTGCTCGTCGGCCATCTGGTCGGCCTGTTCATCCCCCAGTCGTGGACCGATTCGCTGGGCGTGAAGGAGCACACGTACCACCTGTTCTCGCTCTACGGCGGCACGGCGGCAGGAGTCCTCACCGTGCTCGGCATCCTGCTGCTGGTCTACCGCAGGCGCACCAACTCGCCGGTGTTCCGGGCGACCACGGTCAATGACAAGCTCATGTACGTGGTGCTGGTCGGCGCCATCGTGATGGGCATGGTCGCCAAGCTCACGCACGCCTCCGGCGACGGCTACAACTACCGCGAGACCATTGCCCCTTGGGCCCGCAGCCTGTTCCGGCTCCATCCGCAGACGGAGCTGATGGACGGCGTGCCCGTGCTGTACCAGGTGCACGCGGTGATCGGCATGGCGCTGATCGCGCTGGTGCCGTACACCCGGCTGGTGCACATGTTCAGCGCGCCGGTGCAGTACCTCTTCCGGCCGTACGTCGTGTACCGCAGCCGCGACCCGAAGCAGCTCGGGCCGCGGCCGGAGCGGCGGGGCTGGGAGAAGACGGAGGTGTGAGCCGGGGAGCCCCCGGGCCCCGGGGAACTCTCAGGCCGCGCCGCCCTTCCGGTCCTTGTCCTCGTCGACGATCTCGGCGTCCACGACACCCTCCTCCTCGCCCGGCGCCTGCTCGGTGGGCGTCTCGTGCGGGGGTGCGTCCTGCGGGGGTGCGTCCTGCGGGGGCGTCTGCTGGGCCTGGGCGTACATCGCCTGGCCCATCTGCTGGCTGACGGCGAGCAGTTTGTCGATGCCGGTGCGCAAAGCGGGCGTCTCGGCATTCTGCTCCAGGAGCGTCTTCAGCTCGGCGACGGCCGACTCGACCTCGCCCTTCGTCTCCTGCGGAACCTTGTCGGCGTTCTCCCGGACGAACTTCTCGGTCTGGTAGACGAGTTGCTCGGCCTGGTTGCGGGTCTCGGCGGCCTCCCGGCGCTTTCGGTCCTCGTCGGCGTACTGCTCGGCCTCCCGCATCATCCGGTCGATGTCGTCCTTGGGCAGCGCCGAGCCGCCCGTGACGGTCATCTTCTGCTCACGCCCGGTGGCGAGGTCCTTCGCCGAGACGTGCATGATCCCGTTGGCGTCGATGTCGAAGGCGACCTCGATCTGCGGCACCCCGCGCGGCGCGGGCGGCAGCCCGGTGAGGTCGAAGACGCCGAGCTTCTTGTTGTAGGCGGCGATCTCGCGTTCGCCCTGGTAGACCTGGATGCCGACCGACGGCTGGTTGTCGGTGGCGGTCGTGAAGATCTCCGAACGCCGGGTCGGGATCGTGGTGTTGCGCTCGATGAGCTTCGTCATGATGCCGCCCTTGGTCTCGATGCCCAGGGACAGCGGGGTGACGTCGAGCAGCAGGACGTCCTTCACGTCGCCGCGGATGACGCCCGCCTGGAGGGCCGCTCCGAGGGCGACGACCTCGTCCGGGTTGACGCCCTTGTGCGGGTCC
Above is a genomic segment from Streptomyces sp. R21 containing:
- the narI gene encoding respiratory nitrate reductase subunit gamma, with product MNTLLWGALPYVACALLVAGLVWRHRYDRFGWTTRSSQVYESKLLNIASPAFHYGILFVLVGHLVGLFIPQSWTDSLGVKEHTYHLFSLYGGTAAGVLTVLGILLLVYRRRTNSPVFRATTVNDKLMYVVLVGAIVMGMVAKLTHASGDGYNYRETIAPWARSLFRLHPQTELMDGVPVLYQVHAVIGMALIALVPYTRLVHMFSAPVQYLFRPYVVYRSRDPKQLGPRPERRGWEKTEV